The window TGTAGCTCTTGGCGATGGACGGCGGCAATCGGCGGAGTTTGCCCGATCGGCTGGGGAGGACAGGCTTGGGGCTGACCAAAGGCCGCAAAGGCCGATTCCATCAAGTGACGGGCGTGATCGGGCGGCAACCCTCCCACCAAGGCCACCACCAGATTTTCCGGTTGGTAGTGACAGGCATGGAACCGCCGCATCTCAGCGGGCGATCGCTTCATCAAGGATTCTTCACTGCCCAAAACCGATCGCCCATAGGCATGGTCGGGATAGACCCGCGACAGCAGCATCTGAAATCCCACCCAATCGGGGCTGTCATAGGCCTGGCGGATTTCTTCGAGCACCACCGATCGCTCCAGCTCAAATTCCTGGTCGGGAATCGTCGCATTCAGCAACAACTCCGCCAAGTGGGGCAGGGTGGCTTCCGCATGTTCCACCGCCGTGGTCACAAAATAATGGGCATAATCGTGACTGGTGGCGGCGTTGGTGGCTCCGCCGCGACTCTCGATCGCCCGGTCAAATTCCCCGGGGCCCAACCGGTCAGTGCCCTTAAAAATCATGTGTTCTAGGAAGTGCGCCATCCCATCCCAGGCGATCGGTTCAGCCACAGCCCCCGCCTTCACCCACACATCCATGGTCACCACCGGGCTAACGGGCACATAGTGATAAACCACCCGCAAACCATTGGCCAATTGCCACAGTTCCGGCTGTTGACGGTTGGGGCGAGGAACTTGCTCAGTTCTCCAAGGACTCTGTACCATCCGATCGCCACTCCTAAAACACAACTGGGATCCGCCATCGTAGCCAGCACCTTTTATCAGGAACCGATCGATTCGCTACAAAATCCCAGTTCTCTAGTTTGGCAGGCGATCGCTGTCCCAGACCAGGGCTGAATGCTCACCTGTCATCACCCGTAACCAATGCCATTGAATGAGAGGAGCGGTGTAGGAATTGCAGACAATCTTCAGGCGCTAGACCTGTTCTAACCGATTACGGCCGCGATTTTGAGAGATTGAATCCTTGGTTTAAAGTTATGCTTTGGATTGTTGAGATTTGAGTGAATTCATTAAATTTCAAGCGCAAGTTCTCAGTCAAACTTTAAGGAAATTCAAATTTCACTCGATCCTCGTCCAAGACCTGTTCAAGACCCGTTTCAGACAGCAACCACCGCTAACTATTGCTGATATGCCGGATTTTGATTCCCCCGCTCCTGAACCAACAGAAATCAAAGCCTCAGGGGCCGATCGCCCGGCTGATGGGCCCTCGTCGGGGGCGATCGAGCCGCCGGAAGTGATGCCGCCGGACATGATTCCAGAAGGCGCAACGGGCCAGGATGCGGAGCCGTCTTCAGCGTCGATCGGGGAGTCGCCCCGCGAGCCACAGCGCCCGGGATTGTGGACCAATGCTTGGCAATCGGCGAAGGATCGGCTGACGGGCTTGAATTTGCCGAATTTACCCAGTTTGCCCAACCTGCCCAACTTGCCGACGGAATTACCCAATTTGCCTCGTAATTGGTCGGTTAAT is drawn from Limnothrix sp. FACHB-406 and contains these coding sequences:
- a CDS encoding pitrilysin family protein translates to MVQSPWRTEQVPRPNRQQPELWQLANGLRVVYHYVPVSPVVTMDVWVKAGAVAEPIAWDGMAHFLEHMIFKGTDRLGPGEFDRAIESRGGATNAATSHDYAHYFVTTAVEHAEATLPHLAELLLNATIPDQEFELERSVVLEEIRQAYDSPDWVGFQMLLSRVYPDHAYGRSVLGSEESLMKRSPAEMRRFHACHYQPENLVVALVGGLPPDHARHLMESAFAAFGQPQACPPQPIGQTPPIAAVHRQELHRPYLEQARVMMAWTGPSLQDIGDTYALEVLATVLGIGRTSRLVSDLREDRQWVLAIDCEASAQRDASLLTIGAWLDVRDVGVVEACICDHLALLRDHPINPIELKRAQRLLCSDYIFATETPNQLASLYGYYGLLDQLPEATVYPDRIQAVGPEDVQRVAQKYLSPDRYAMVTLVPS